A region from the Candidatus Sulfotelmatobacter sp. genome encodes:
- the sixA gene encoding phosphohistidine phosphatase SixA, translated as MRIVLFRHGPAGRRDDRRWPDDGQRPLTPRGIERTEQAARGLTRALALTRIVTSPLVRATQSAEILREVAELKRECETLDALAPGGSYHEVVAHLKTLKASETVALVGHEPDIGKLAAVLIFAAPARSLPLKKAGVCVIDFVSTVNPGEGRLVAFLPPRFLRRRSGAKARA; from the coding sequence ATGCGAATCGTACTCTTCCGACATGGACCGGCCGGCCGAAGAGACGATCGGCGTTGGCCCGATGATGGCCAGCGACCGCTCACGCCTCGCGGCATCGAGCGCACCGAGCAGGCGGCGCGCGGGCTCACCCGCGCGCTCGCGCTCACGCGCATCGTGACCAGCCCGCTGGTGCGCGCCACCCAGAGCGCCGAGATCCTCCGTGAGGTCGCCGAACTGAAACGCGAATGCGAGACGCTCGACGCGCTCGCCCCGGGCGGCTCCTATCACGAGGTGGTGGCGCACTTGAAGACGCTCAAGGCCAGCGAGACCGTGGCGCTGGTGGGACACGAGCCCGACATCGGCAAGCTGGCGGCGGTGTTGATCTTCGCCGCGCCGGCACGCAGCCTCCCGCTCAAGAAGGCCGGCGTCTGCGTGATCGATTTCGTCTCGACCGTGAATCCCGGCGAGGGCCGCCTGGTCGCGTTCCTTCCTCCGCGCTTCCTGCGCCGTCGCAGCGGCGCGAAGGCCAGGGCATGA
- a CDS encoding MFS transporter gives MTWSPDRSKIFATAFLRAVGTGMTGVLAGLYLARLGLSASLAGLVISAGLGGAALASLLATTSADRFGRRRFLVAVSLCGAIGCLAMLAAHAWVAILLFAAFGMLNGMGRDRGAALVIEQAILPATITDAERTRTFAWYNVTQDAGHAIGGLMAASPALARQAFGWDELSALRAGLGVAALLTAAALIFYPRLSAAVEPAEPRARIAVAPETRRLLWRISSLFVLDSLGGGFLTASLISWFFFRRFGVGEGSLGLLFFAARILNAVSHLGAAWLAKRIGLVNTMVFTHMPSSLLLVTVAFAPSFPIAAALFLLREGLVEMDVPTRQSYVMAVVRPEERTLASGVTHLVRMAMWAIGPALAGWSMQAFSLGAPLGIAATMKIAYDFLLWGAFRHVRPPEERIAAH, from the coding sequence GTGACCTGGTCGCCGGACCGCTCGAAGATCTTCGCCACCGCGTTCCTGCGCGCGGTCGGCACCGGCATGACCGGTGTGCTTGCCGGGCTCTACCTCGCGAGGCTCGGGCTCTCGGCCTCGCTCGCGGGGCTCGTGATCTCGGCCGGACTCGGCGGCGCGGCGCTCGCCTCGCTGCTCGCCACCACCTCCGCCGATCGCTTCGGGCGGCGGCGATTCCTCGTGGCCGTCTCGCTGTGCGGGGCGATCGGCTGCCTCGCCATGCTCGCGGCCCACGCCTGGGTCGCGATCCTGCTGTTCGCGGCGTTCGGGATGCTCAACGGCATGGGCCGCGATCGCGGCGCCGCGCTGGTGATCGAACAGGCCATCCTGCCCGCCACCATCACCGACGCCGAGCGTACCCGCACCTTCGCCTGGTACAACGTGACTCAGGACGCGGGGCACGCGATCGGCGGCCTGATGGCGGCCTCGCCCGCGCTGGCGCGCCAGGCATTCGGCTGGGACGAGTTGTCCGCGCTGCGCGCCGGACTGGGAGTGGCGGCGCTGCTGACCGCGGCGGCGCTGATCTTCTATCCACGCCTCTCCGCCGCGGTCGAGCCGGCGGAGCCGCGCGCGCGCATCGCGGTCGCGCCCGAGACCCGGCGCCTCCTGTGGCGCATTTCGTCGCTGTTCGTGCTCGACAGCCTGGGCGGCGGGTTCCTCACCGCTTCACTGATCTCGTGGTTCTTCTTCCGCCGCTTCGGCGTCGGCGAGGGCTCGCTGGGGCTCCTGTTCTTCGCGGCGCGGATTCTCAATGCCGTGTCGCACCTCGGCGCCGCGTGGCTCGCGAAGCGGATCGGGCTCGTCAACACCATGGTCTTCACCCACATGCCTTCGAGCCTGCTGCTGGTCACGGTGGCGTTTGCCCCGAGCTTCCCGATCGCGGCCGCGCTGTTCCTGCTGCGTGAAGGCCTGGTCGAAATGGACGTTCCCACGCGCCAGAGCTACGTCATGGCGGTGGTGCGACCGGAAGAACGCACGCTCGCCTCCGGTGTCACGCACCTGGTGCGCATGGCCATGTGGGCGATCGGGCCGGCGCTCGCCGGCTGGTCGATGCAGGCGTTCTCGCTGGGCGCCCCGCTCGGCATTGCCGCCACCATGAAGATCGCCTACGACTTCCTGCTGTGGGGGGCGTTCCGCCACGTCCGGCCGCCCGAGGAGCGGATCGCAGCCCATTGA